The Pseudomonas sp. S06B 330 genome contains the following window.
GGAGACAGTATGTTCTCAAAAAAGTGGCAGATTGTTCCAGATAAATCTTGAAACAGTACACGATTGGTCATCAAAGCCTGCTGCGGCAGGTTGCCGCGCCTTGCCTATACTTTCTCCGCGCCCTTGTTTTTTGGGCGTCCGAAGGCAATCAGCAGAGGAATGGCGTGTGGACCATCTCGTATTGACAGTAATCGCCCCAGACAAGGCAGGCCAGGTCGAGCGCATTGCCGAGTGCATTGCCGAGCACAACGGTAACTGGTTGGAGAGTCGTATGTCGCGTATGGCCGGGCAATTTGCCGGGATCCTGCGCGTAGCGGTACCGGCTGAATCCTATGATGAGCTAGTTGAGGCGCTGCGCGCCTTGCATGAGCACGACATTCGGGTGCAGATTGCTGAAAGCGGCATCGAACCGTCGTGCACCTGGAAGCCGATCGCCATGGACCTGGTGGGCAAC
Protein-coding sequences here:
- a CDS encoding glycine cleavage system protein R; the encoded protein is MDHLVLTVIAPDKAGQVERIAECIAEHNGNWLESRMSRMAGQFAGILRVAVPAESYDELVEALRALHEHDIRVQIAESGIEPSCTWKPIAMDLVGNDRPGIVRDITRLLAEQGVNLERFTTDVRPAPMSSEPLFHAEALLAMPLTLSLDVLQAKLEALADDLMVELKLRPEE